The segment TGAGCACTTTTGGCTTCTATTGGCACTTTGCCTGAGAGGGTGATTGGAATCACCTCCTTCTCCCCATGTGTTTGTGTAATCTCATGTGGTGTGCAAGCCAAGCTCACAGGGGCAGGACCTCTCAGTCCCCAgcacgggtgggggtggggtggttgcTGTGGGAAGTGACAGTCACAGGCTGCAGAGCCCCTAGTCCACATTCTCCTCATCCTCTGTGATGTCACACTGGACTTCTTGCCTTCCACCCTGGGCTGTGGCTTCTGAGCTCACTATGGCCTCAGCGTTCGCTGGGAACATAGGGCTCTCAGAGCCAGTATCAGGGAGGGAGCCTCTGGGCACCAGAGGTCCGGCCATGCTGCTCTGGGAGGATGGCATGCCCCTCACGAAGGGGCGCCATCCCCCGCCTCAGGTCCCAATTCCCTGGCTCGTCCCGAGCCTGCTCGCTGCCTTCAGTGGAGTCCTGCTGGTCGCTGTCAGCGGACTCTTCTTTGGTTTCCCGTGAGTCTCCCACACAAGCCGGCAGGTTTCTTACAGAGAGTCAGAAAGGAAGACAGATCATGAGAGTCCGGACAGGGGAAGTGCAGAAGaggcatcagggaagggaggatattctaggcagtgggaaccaatgtgcaaaggcacagaggcatagAGTGCTTGGTGCCTTTGGGAGCTGTTGGTGGCTAGGAGTATTGGGTGACATTTGGTGGAGCCTCTCTGGGTCTGTCACCGCCCTGGCTATTTAGAGCAGGCTTTGAGGTCTGTGAGTCCGGACCAGGTGGAGTGAGTCCCGCGTGGAGCTTTGGGACTCCAGGATCAGCGCTGAGTCCTGCTCTGGTCTCAGTTGCAGATGGCTGgcccagaatggggagtgggcctTTCCTGTTGTCACAGGACCCCTCTTCGTCCTCACCTTCGGCATTCTCATGTTTCTAAACATCTCCGACCCTGGTATCTTGCACCAAGGTGAGCTCTCGGGCCCGTGGGAGAAGGAGGTAGCACCCTAAAGGGCCCTGCATGCAGGGAAGATTCCTAAAGTGCTCCTCCCTTGTCCCCTCCTCGGGCCTCAAGATCCCGTCACCCCACATCCCCTTCACTTGGGCCCTGCTTCTGTTGCTTCATTTCCCAAGCCACCGAGATGCGGTACAACAGGATTCTGGAGGCTTTCCAGTTGCCTtggaggcagggccagggcaggctgggaagagaagccagctcttggcaaccactcagttgtgtcttcttccttcccactgcACACACTCCTTACATCACTGACAGTTCCAAAGGCCTGCGTTCTCACAGAAGTCCTCTGGCTGGAAGTCTACCTGCCCTTGGACTGCCAGCCTCTCTGGGTTTGGTCAGCTTCCTCAGTGCGGACTAGGATTCCCCTGCACACCTCCTTGCCTAGGCCAGTGATGCTGCGGGGCGGCCCTCACCCCGGCAGCAGCAGTGTGACGAAGGGCTCCTGCCGCTGCTGCCCAATCCTCTTCCCATGTCAGGCTCCAATGAACAGGGCCCCAGGACGGTGCGTGTGGTTTGGGTGAAGCACATAGCCTTCCGCCTGCAGTGGTGCCCACAGTGCTGCTTCCACCGCCCGCCGCGGACCTACCACTGCCCCTGGTGCAACATCTGTGTGGAGGTGAGCGCCCCTCTCATCTGCCCCCTTCTGGCCCACACCCCCACCCACTCTGCACCTGCCTGGGACCAGGAGGCCCACTTGCACAGGGGACCAGTAGCAGACCTCAAACCACGTCCGGGACTGCTAAGGCCAAGGGTGGCAGTAACTCCCAGCCACTCTTGGTCACTCATGCAGctcactgcctccctgcctgcacctgtcctgggaggctggcccCTGCCGACCCAGGTGCTGACACGCCCAGGAGCATCGACATCTATGCTAAGCCTGGTCAGGCCAGAGGGGAGGAAAGGCACCCCTGTcccaccccagggctggctgacacTAGATGCCCAAGGGCCCCACGGCTGGCTGTAGGCCTGGCCCGGGGAGCTTGACCTGTCCTCTTCTGGTGTCCAGAACgctgtcccctctccctctcGCTCAGGACTTCGACCACCACTGCAGGTGGGTGAACAATTGCATAGGTCACCGGAACTTGGGCTTGTTCATCCTGCTCCTCCTGTGCCTATGCTTGTACTTGGGCTCCATGCTTGTCACCTGCATGGTCTTCCTCCTGCGCACCACCCACCTGCCCTTCTCCATTGACAAGGTCATCGCGTATCCACCAGGCTGCAGGGTCCACTTGGCGAGCTGTGGGCAGGGCGAGGACAGCCGAAGGGCGGGGTCCCGGGGGCGGGCGAGTGGTGGGCGGGGTTAGAGAGAAACCCCCTGGGGAGGACCAGTCTGGACCAGGGGAGGGTGGTAGGGTCCAGGCGATGGGTGGGGCTAGGAGGCACTGCGGTGCGTGGGCAATCTAGCGGGGTCTTGGATGGAGGACGCTGAGGGCGGCACGGAGACCAGGTCGGCAGGGTGGGGTGAGGTTTACCAGGGGTTGGTGGGTGGGGACAGGATGGACTGGCTGGTCGTGCGCGGGTCTGTCAGGGCCGGAGTCGGGGTGAGGGTCCCGGCCCGGGAGGTCCATTGCGGGCGCAGCTCCTTAGCTCGTGGGCAGCATCGTCGTAGTGGTCCCCGCTGCCGGCTTCCTGGTGCCTCTCTTGGTGCTTCTGCTGATGAAGGCCAGGTCGGTGAGCACCGCCCAGCGCTCCTACGAGGACAAGGTACGCGGGTCTCCGGGGGCGCCATGAAAGCGGTCTCTGGGCGGTCACCTTGGGCCTTCAGGACCTCCACACTTTCCGCCCTTTCTCCCCCGCCCTGGTCCTCATGGCCTGACCTCCCTTGAAGGTGCCTCGTGAGGCCTTGAGGCCCAGATTCAGCTCAGATCTCACCTCCTCTAGGGGCTCggggctccctctccctcccaggtgCACTGCGTCGAGGGCCTAGTGAGTGCTAGGCTGCGCATCCATTATTTTGAAGGCTGGGCGTGGAGGTGAGGGAGGCCCCATCCTGAGCTCCTGTTGATAAGGCGCCTGAAGTCAGAGAATCTCCCGCCCTTCGCCCGTGCACTTTGagagaggggcctgccctgtgctgtGCAGCACAGCGCAGActcagagggaatggagagttcAGAGAGGACCGCGGTGTAGAGGGTTTGGGGGCAGAAGGCCGAGCGAAGGGCGTTGCAGGTGAGGGGCAGAGCTTGCAAAAAGTCAGGGAAACCGGAAAGTTTGTGGAATGTTGAGGATGCTGAGGGTACAGTTGTAATTGGAGCAGAAAGTGGATGGGAAATCAAGTGGACTGCTGGGCTCGGGCCAGATGGAAAAGGCAcgaaagtcagctggagccttctCTTGGTGCGGTGGAAACCTGGAAGCCAggacaggttttgttttttttttttaacatggagtaaaattcacccatttttagTGCCCAGTTAtaggagttttgacaaatgcatacagtccTGCAACCACGTCCATAATTAAGatttagaacagttccatcaccccccacaATTCTCTGAAGCCCCTTTTGTAGTGGGTTTCTCCCCATACTtgttgcccctggcaaccactgatttgtctTCTATCCCTCTTGTCTTTCCTTGTCCAGAGTCTCGTGTGGATGAAATCATAGCCTTATGAGTCTGGAgtcttgcacttagcataatgcgttTGAGATTCCTCCACGTTGCTGCCCGTAGgagttctttcctcctttctcttgctgTGTACTATTCCctcatatggatgtaccacagcttaCTTATCCATTTGCCAACggaaggatatttgggttgtttctgggtTTTGGTGATCATAAAGAAAGTggctataaacattcgtgtacagGCATGGgaagataagttttcatttctttgagtcaATTCTTAAGAGTGGCATTGCTGGGTTATGCAGTAACTGAatgtttaacttgataagaaagtgccaaattgtcttccaaaatggctgtacccttttgcattcccacaagcagtgcatgggaaaTCCAGTTGCTTCTGCATCCTCATTAACATTTGGCATTGtcacctttttttgttttctgattttccgTTGTAGCTAGTCTAAGAaacgtgtagtggtatctcattgtggtttgaatttgcatctTCCAAGTGACTAAtgctgttgagcatcctttcatgttcttatttgccatctgtatatctttgattAAATGTCTGTTCCAATCGTTTGCCCATTCAAAAAATTATGTTGTTTTCTTAGTATTAGATTTAAAGAgttctttctatctgctagattcaGCTACGTGTTTGCAGTCTTTTCCGAGCCTTTGGCCTTATTTCTTGCCAGTGTTTGTCCAAGATCAGAAGTGTTCAATTTGGATCAAGAgcgttttcagttttgtcttcaaTGGCTTGTGTTTTGGTGTTgtaattaagaaatctttgcctaaaccGCGGTCaccaagattttctcctatgttttcttctagaagctttatagttttaggttttctcTTTAGGCCTCCTATTCATTTTGGGTTAAATTTTGGATATGAAGCAGGGTATGAGTCAAGACTTATAGTTTTGCGTGTGGGTTGTTCCAagagcatttgttgaaaagacagtccTTTTTCTGTTGAGTTGTCTTTGCACATtcctcaaaaatcaattgactatatagatgtgggtgtatttctgaactgtctcttttgtTGCCACTACCACACTGTCTTCACTGGTAGCTTTCTATGAAGTCTTGAAATGACACAATGTGacatctccaactttgttctttttttcagagtTCTTGTGGCTATCCTAGTTCCTttgattttccatataaattaagaatcagcttgtcaattgctAGAACTaagtttgctgagattttcacttggattgcattgaacctatagacCGCTTTGGAAAATGGACCTTTTAACAGTATTGATCTTTTAATCCACGAAAATGGGATACCTCTCCATATTCAGGTCTTCTTTGATGTCTTTCCTTAGTgttgtgtagttttcagcatatacagCTTGCATACCTTGTGTTAGATGTTTTCTaagtatttccttgttttttgtgcTCTTATAAATTTTTTGCAAAATTGAATTTACATTTGCTTACTATTGTTAGAAAATACAGTGGACTTTTGTATGTTTGTCTCGGATCTTGGAATTTTTCTGGATTGACTTATAAGTTCTAGTAGCCTTTTTGTTGATTCTACCTCAAaattcatgtcatctgtgaataaggaCAGTTTCATTTCCCCCTTTCCAGCGTGtctggctttatttctttttcttgtcttcctgcactgtCTCGGCCCTCCGCTACAGTGGCAGGTGGAGTGGTAAAAGTGGAGCTCCTTGCCGTGGGTTTCCTTCAGCAGGACAGGGACTTGAGTAAAGGCTTTTTTAGGAAGACTGTAGTGGGCCACAGTgatgagggaggggctggagacacCGAGGCAGCTGAAAGGACAGAGGAGCCCTCTGTGCCCACCTCCTCCCATCCTTCCCATCACCACTCCATCGCTCCCCCCGTATTTGGTTCACAGCTCCCGTGTGACGCCTCTGCTCATCCCTTCCTCATCAGCCCCCTGTTGTCTGCAtgccttctctctccatcctcagTCCATCATTTCAGCCTCTCTTGGGCAGCACTGTCCCTTCCCACATCCTATGGTTCTTCAGCCTCGGGTCGGGACCTAAGCCCTGCGCCCCCTGCACTGCTCCGCATGGGGTTCTTCCAGTCCGGGGTCTCCACCCTTAAGAAGCCCGACTGGGGTCTGCACTCTGTGATTCACCAGGCAGGGCTCTTTCCCATCACCTGCAGATCCCATTTCAGGCATCCTTCACACACCTCCACTTCGTTCCCTTCCCGCCTGCATCCCCTGACCGCAGCTTCTGCTGGGGCCACTTGCTTAGTGGTTCATAGtaagggctctggagccagaccatgTAAATTCACTTGCCAGCTCCACAACATGCCAGCATGGAGATCTTAGGAGTACTGCTTGGCCacctggtgcctcagtttccccatctgtaaaaggaggccGCATGGGTTAATATGTGTAAGACACATAGCACAATGGCTGGTACAAGTAAGTGTCCTagactttgttgttgttattattaccgtTCCTTGGCATCATCATTGCCACGTCTTCATGTCTCTCTCATCTTACAAACAAAGCAAATCTCCGTTAACGTCACAGGCCTCCACTCCAACTGTCATACACTCCCCTCGGCACAGCCGGAGTTTCTGACAGAGTTGGCTGTGCTCACTAGCATCGTTCTTCACCTTCCTCATCCCACTTCAGCCTCTGTCCTCACTGTCACGGTGATGCTGCGCTCTCCACGAGGCCACAGCCAGCGGGCAGTCCTCAGACTGATCTTTCCTGGCCACACACAGCCCCATGTGGAACGGAACGCAGCTGCCATGGGCCCTGCCCCAGGCTCTCGGGGTCCCGCTCCCTCTGCTCACCTGGCTGATGCTCCTCGGCCTGCACCGTGGAGTCTTGCCCTAGGCTGCCTGCTCTTCTCGCTGatcccctctccctgctgctcTGCCACCCCCAGCTGCCCTCTCCACCCTGAAAGTTACGACTGGCTTTGTTGTTCATGGTGTGTCCTCTGTCCCCAGCGCAGTGTCCGGAACATTGTTGAAGCCTCAAAATATTTATGAGCAAAGAGTGAACCTGCAGACAAAGGAATGCATGCGGCTTTGggtggaagagaaagaaagagagagagagagagagagagaagcctgaTGCCATAAACCCTGGGGAAGAACCGAGAGAGCAGAGGCAGCAGGGAGTTGGGCAGGAGACGGGACAAGAAGACGCCCACTTTGCTCTGGGCCTGTGGAGGGTGAGGGCGTTGGAGACTCACAATGGGAGCAGGAGACCCGGGTCTGGAGCCAGTGAGAGGGGACAGtgtgggaagctcagagctgctggCTTCCGTTCCCAGCTGAGAGGGGCCATGTGGGGGAGCATGGTGCTCTGCTGTATTAGTCAGTTCTTACAAATTCCTTCAACAGCTATCATTCCTTGAAGCACTGAACAATCAGCATTTTCCTATGCTCCATATACATCTcatgaatgaaaatatatttctctaaatttgaaattttgaatgTAAATTTAATCAAAGTCTTTTAAGCTTTTAGTTTCCCTTAAATGCTTTAAACACCCTAAAGGACGCAGAACTCAAACTCTCACAATGGTTGGTGTTGGTTTTGGCCACAATGGGACATTCTGGAGCTGTCTTGACTTttcctcccccagggctcagctgcCCTGCCTGGGGTCCTGGTTCATTTTGGTGGAGAATAGTGTTGAAGATCAACGTCTTTGTGACAGGGGCATGGGACACAGGAGAGCTGGTGGTGGGCGGATGTGCTCCTGGGCCCCTTTTGGTCGTGACCAGCACTTTGTAGCTAGGGCTCTCGAAGTCGGGGTGAGAGTCGGcctgagctggggaggaggaggggatgagGCTGGTGGGTGGAGGGCGGGGAGGACGAGAGCTGGGTCAAGTGTGTCCAGGAGAGGACTTG is part of the Diceros bicornis minor isolate mBicDic1 chromosome 15, mDicBic1.mat.cur, whole genome shotgun sequence genome and harbors:
- the LOC131414542 gene encoding palmitoyltransferase ZDHHC19-like → MPLTKGRHPPPQVPIPWLVPSLLAAFSGVLLVAVSGLFFGFPCRWLAQNGEWAFPVVTGPLFVLTFGILMFLNISDPGILHQGSNEQGPRTVRVVWVKHIAFRLQWCPQCCFHRPPRTYHCPWCNICVEDFDHHCRWVNNCIGHRNLGLFILLLLCLCLYLGSMLVTCMVFLLRTTHLPFSIDKVIAIVVVVPAAGFLVPLLVLLLMKARSVSTAQRSYEDKYPYLHGHNPFDLGCGKNWYWTLCAALGPKYMAEAVRLQRVVGPDWVPTRNLHFPTCPSMPIPEALPGLGSGRQVQPLDLYQAGRDPPGSGEAAALQEATFNLKLNV